From the Chloroflexota bacterium genome, the window TCAGTACGCGTCGCGCGCGCTTGGTAAACTTGTCCAATTTGTCGGACATCATCTTTCACCTCATTAAGCAAGCCAGCGGAGTCAAGTTCGGAGGCGTGGCTTGTGACGCCCCGCGCTGTACAAAAAGCGTCCCTTGATTGCAGGGACGCCAGTGTCTCTAAAGAATCTACGCTTCAGGAGCGTCGTTGGTTCCAGTGTCGGGCCATTCCTCTTCCGGCGTGTCCAGTTCGGTGACATCGCTCGAGTATTCGCTGTCGGCGACCTTTTTCAGCGAGAGACCCAAACGGCGGCGCGCGGCGTCAATCCGCACGACCCGGAGCGTCAAGGTGTCGCCTTCTTTGACCACCTCTTTCGGATGCTGGATTCGGCGGTCTGCCAGCTCCGAAATATGAATCAGCCCTTCAATGTTGTCGTCGAGCCGCGCGAACGCGCCAAAGGACGCAAGTTTGGTGATCGTGCCGTTGACCAATTGTCCCACTTGGTAGCGCTGTTCGACGGTTGACCAGGGTTCCGGCGCGAGCCGTTTCAAACTCAGCGCGATGCGTTCGCGATCGCGATCCACGCTCAACACCTGGACTTGAATCTTGTCACCGACTTTGATCAGGTCTTGCGGATGCCCGATCTTTGTCCACGAGAGTTCGGACAGGTGAATCATGCCGTCCACTCCGCCCAAGTCCACGAACACGCCGAAATCGGCGACGCTCGTGACGGTGCCGGTGCGGACATCGCCTTCTTTGAGTTCACCCAACACTTGTTCTTTCGCAGTCTTGCGTAGATCACGCATCGCCGCGCGTTCGGACAAGATCAGCCGATTGCGCTCGCGATCCAGCTCGATGACTTTGAGCTTGATCTTTTTGCCGACGAGCGCGCTCAGGTCGGCTTCGGTCACCGCGGCGTCTTCGGGCGATTCGGCTTTTTTGCGCGCGATGCTTTCGAGTTGCGTCGCGGGCACAAAGCCGCGCACTTTGCCGACGCGCACGATCAAACCGCCTTTGTTAAACCCGGCAACTTGGGCTTCGAAGATTTGTTCGGACTTTAATAGTTGCTCTGCGTCCAACCAATCGCGTTCGAGTTGTGCGCGCACCAGCGAGAGCACGACCGCGCCCTCGCGGTTTTCCGATTTGACGACGAATGCGAGAATTTTGTCGCCCACTTGGATTTTCTTGATCGCCTCGCCGCTCATCTTTTCCAACTCGGCGTGGTCTACCACGCCTTCCGATTTCGCGCCAATGTCAACCAAGATTTCGCGCGGACCGACGCGCACGACCGTGCCGGCGACGATGTCGCCGTACTTGAGTCGCTTGAATCCCAGATCCAGGTCTGAGAGTTCACTCATCTTCATGCCGGTGTTCTCAGCGGTTACGCCTTGCTTGTTGGCATTTCCCTCCTGAGGACTAACGGGTCCTCGACTCGGAACCATGTTTTTCTCCCGCACACCAATTTTCGACAATCATATTTTGAATTCTGAACTGTCGCGCGCGTATTATAGCCGTAAACGGGACAAATGGCAACCCCGCCACGCCGCGTAAATCTATTTGACGATGCGCGCGGATTGACGTGCGCGCACAAATTCGCGCAACGCGCGCATTGCCGCGCGCGGCTCGTCAATCGGCTGGGTCAGTTGTTCCATCGGGCACGGTCCGTCGTTGCGTTTGTTGAGGATGAGCGGCACGCGTTGCGCGTACTCGAACGCGATCTGGTCGCGCGCGAATGCGTCGCACGCGGCTTGGCTCATCAACGCCGCGTAGACCGCGCGAATTCCGGCGGTGCGCGCGACCATCGCGAGCGCCTTGCCGGCAACCTTGTCCGCGAGCGCGGCGTTGCGCGTGTGCTCGCCGAGCGCGTCCGTCGCTTCGATGAGTTCGCCGATGCCGTCGCGCGTGCCCACGCGCAGAATCGCGCCCTCTTTGACGATGACGAACGCGAGCGGATTCGCGGCGAGAACTTGTTTGGCGATGGTCAAATCCAACATGGCGGCAGTGTATCACCGCGCTCCCAGCGTGTCAAGCCAAAATTATAAAGACACGCGCAAAATTCGTAAAAATAGAATTAGGGTTTACGTTTCGCGCGATTCGCGGTAAAATGCGAACGAAGAAAAAAATCGCGCGTAATGGATGAGGCAAATTTCCAACTTGCCAGGTTCGCGCATGGGATGGGAGACAAATTTCCAATTTGTCCTACTTGTTCGGAGCGAGGATGAAGATCGCGATTGGTTCGGATGAGCGGATGCACTTGACGGATCGCGTGATCGAGAATATTCGCGCGCGCGGTCACGCGGTCGAATTGTTCGGACCCTTGCGCGAGGAAAAAGCAACCTGGACTCTAGTTGCGCAAGCGGTGGCGGAAGCCGTCGCGCGCGCCGAC encodes:
- a CDS encoding S1 RNA-binding domain-containing protein, which translates into the protein MVPSRGPVSPQEGNANKQGVTAENTGMKMSELSDLDLGFKRLKYGDIVAGTVVRVGPREILVDIGAKSEGVVDHAELEKMSGEAIKKIQVGDKILAFVVKSENREGAVVLSLVRAQLERDWLDAEQLLKSEQIFEAQVAGFNKGGLIVRVGKVRGFVPATQLESIARKKAESPEDAAVTEADLSALVGKKIKLKVIELDRERNRLILSERAAMRDLRKTAKEQVLGELKEGDVRTGTVTSVADFGVFVDLGGVDGMIHLSELSWTKIGHPQDLIKVGDKIQVQVLSVDRDRERIALSLKRLAPEPWSTVEQRYQVGQLVNGTITKLASFGAFARLDDNIEGLIHISELADRRIQHPKEVVKEGDTLTLRVVRIDAARRRLGLSLKKVADSEYSSDVTELDTPEEEWPDTGTNDAPEA
- a CDS encoding DUF1893 domain-containing protein, with the translated sequence MLDLTIAKQVLAANPLAFVIVKEGAILRVGTRDGIGELIEATDALGEHTRNAALADKVAGKALAMVARTAGIRAVYAALMSQAACDAFARDQIAFEYAQRVPLILNKRNDGPCPMEQLTQPIDEPRAAMRALREFVRARQSARIVK